ATCGCCGCAAAGCCCTGGTGGCGTCGATGATGGCGCCTCTCGCCGGCGACCTCTCTCTCATCTACGGCGCCCTCTCTACGGCGTTCGGCCACCAGCACTGGTGGCCCGCAAAGACGCCCTTCGAGACGATGGTCGGCGCCATCCTCACCCAGAACATCTCCTGGACGAACGCGGCCCGGGCCGTCGCGAGCCTGGAAGACGCCGGGATGCTCGATCCGCACCTGCTCGCCGCGGCCGATGCCGGCGATATCGCCCGCCTGATCGTCCCGTCCCGGTTCTACAACCAGAAAGCGGAACGTATCCGGACATTCGCCGGGGTCTACGTCGGGGAGTTCCGGGCGGACCCGGCGGTGATGGCGGCCATGGAGACCGACGCCCTGCGCGAACGCCTGCTCGCTCTCCGGGGTCTCGGGAAGGAGACGGTGGATACCATCCTCCTGTACGCCTGCAGAAAGCCGGTCTTCGTCGTCGACGCCTACACCCGGCGGATATTCTCGCGCTACGGCCTCCTCCCCGAAGGGGCGTCGTACGACCGGACACAGCGCCTCTTCGCCGACAACCTCGCCCCGGACGTGGAACTCTTCAACGACTACCACGCCCAGATCGTTCGCCTGGGCAAGACCGTCTGCAAAAAGTCGCCGCTCTGCGACCGCTGTCCCGTCCGGGTGATCCACGGCTCGCTCCGGTGCGCCGGCGCCCCGGAGTGACCGCCCGCTCACTTCTTCCGGTAGATGTTTAAGCCGATCTTGATATCCTCGTGCCCCGGCACCGCGACGTTGCCCTCGGTGGAGGCGATCGTGATCGACTTCCCGCTCTTCGATGCGCCGAACTCTTTTTCGAGATCCACGCGTATGGTGAGGATGTTCTTCTCAACCGTCATGTCGACGTTCTTCATCAGGTTTAGTACGTGCACTTCCCTCGGATATGCGCATCGGTGCAGGTACGGCAGGAACTGCGAGCGCGGAAGTTCGCACATCTGCCGCTCCCGGGGAGCCCGGCCATGATACACCCGGGAGGATCCGGCAGATACCGGCCCAGAACAACAAACACTATCCCGGCCCCGGGCCAACGTTACCAGCACATCGGGTTCCGTGGCGCAATGGATACAAAACACACCGTTCTTGAGAAATACTTCGGCTATACGTCGTTCCTCCCCTACCAGGAAGAGATCGTCGACGCCGTCATCGCCGGGCGGGACGTCCTCGCCGTCATGGCGACCGGGGGCGGCAAGTCCCTCTGCTACCAGCTCCCGGCCCTCGTCTTCGGGGGGCTTACGGTCGTCGTCTCACCCCTCATCGCCCTGATGAAGGACCAGGTCGATGCCCTCCGGGCAAACGGCATCCCCGCGGCGACGATCAACAGTTCGCTCGGCCTTGGGGAGCGGAGGATCATCGAGCGGGTGATCCTCGAAGGCCGCATCCGGATCCTCTACATCTCGCCGGAACGGGCCGTGCAGCCGTCTTTCCTCTCGCTTCTGTCACAGGCGGACGTCAGGCTCATCGCCATCGATGAGGCGCACTGCATCTCCATGTGGGGGCACAACTTCCGGCCGGAATACCGCCGGCTCCGGGCGCTCAAAGAGCGGTTCCCCGCGGCTCCCGTCATCGCCCTGACGGCGACCGCCATTCCGGCCGTCCAGGACGACATCGCGGTGCAGCTCGCCCTGAAGGAACCGGCCCGGTTCGTCGGGAGTTTCAACCGCAAAAACCTCACCTACCGGGTGGTGCCGAAGGCCCGCTACTTCCCGCGGCTCGTCGCCTACCTGAGCGAGCACCGGGACGACGCCGGCATCGTCTACTGCTTCTCCCAGAAGGCGACGGAAGACCTCGCCGAGAAACTCCACAACAAGGGTTTCCTGGCGCTCCCGTACCATGCCGGCCTTCCCGACGCCGTCCGCGCAGAGCACCAGGAGGCCTTCTCCCACGGCGACGCCGCGATCATCTGCGCCACCGTCGCTTTCGGCATGGGCATCGACAAACCCGACGTGCGGTTCGTCATCCACACCGACCTCCCGAAGGATATCGAGTCCTACTACCAGGAGACCGGCCGGGCGGGCAGGGACGGGGAGGCGAGCGACTGCATCCTCTTCTATTCCCGGGGCGACTACGGCACGATCCGCTACCTCATCGAGAAGGAGGGCGGCGATGCAACGCAGAAGGACGTCGCCTACCGGAAAGCCGGCGCGATGCTCGACTACTGCGAGACCGCCGGGTGCCGGAGGAAGTTTCTGCTCGACTACTTCGGCGAGACCTACCCGGAAGAGCCGTGCGGCGGGTGCGACCGGTGCGAGGCGCCGGTGAAGGTCTTCGATGGGACGGAGGTGGCGTCGGCGGTCATCGCCTGCATCCGGCAGGTCGGGGAGCGGTTCGGGGCGTCCTACATCGCGGACATCCTGACCGGGTCGAAGAGCGCGAGAATCCGCGAGAACGGGCACGAAACCCTCCCCGCCTACGACTCCGGCAGATACACCCGCGACCAGTGGCTGCTCTTCATCCAGGAGCTGGTCGGGAAGGGGTTCGTCACGTCGACCGGCGGCCGTTACCCGGTTCTGGTACTGAACGAGCGGAGCCGGGCGGTGCTCGCGGGCGATCTCGTGGTGCCGCTCACGGAGCCGCGTCCGGAGGGCGTCGTCGCGCCGGAGGCCGACGACTACGACGAGGTCCTCTTCCTCCGGCTCCGCCGGCTCCGGAAAGTCGTTGCCGACCTCGATCGCGTGCCGCCGTTCGTCGTCTTCCACGACCGGAGCCTCAAGGAGATGGCGAAGTTCTACCCGGGCACCGGCGTTGCGCTCCTCCGGATCTACGGGGTCAGCGAGGGGAAACTGCAGCGCTACGGCAGGAAGTTCCTCGACGCTATCGATAAGCACTGCGCCGAGCAGGGAATCGGGCCGGAGCGCCGGAGCGGGTGATCCCCTCGCTCCGGCGGCAACGACCATCCCCTCTTTCCGGGAAGACGAACAGGTCCGGGTAGCGCAGTGCGGGATTGATGTCGTGCATGGTCACGACCGCCGAAACCCCATCTTCGCGCACTGCCTCACGTGGGTCCGCCTCCCGGTTCCGCACATTTTTCCCGCACCCCCGCCAACGCTTCTTCCGGAAGTGATGGAAGAATGAAGATTGCTGCCGTTGTGGGAAGCCCGCGGGGGATGCGGAGCAGGACGAGGAGGCTTGCAGGTTTCGTGCTTGCCGGGGCTAAAGAAGCCGGTGCCGAGGTCGACCTCATCGACCTCGCCGATCTGCAGATCGTCCCCTGCACCGCCTGCGAGAGTTGCAGCCTGGACGGGACGTGCGTCTTTGCCGACGATTTCTCCGCCGCGTACGACCGGACGCTGGATGCCGACGGGCTGATGCTTGCCTCGCCGGTCTACGTCGACAACGTCAGCGGACAGATGAAGGTCTTCATCGACCGGCTTGCAGACGCCATGCACTACCAGAACTTCGCCGGGAGATACGGCTGCAGTGTCGCGACCACGCAGGTCTCGGGAGGCGATGCGGTCATCGGCTACCTGAACCACGTGCTCAACTACCTCGGGGCGACAACGGTCGGGGGGATGAGCGTCGCACTCGGTGACGACCCGGGGGCAATCGACCGGGCGGAACCGGCGGCACGCGATCTCGGGCGGCGGCTCGTCCTTGCCGTCAGGGACCGGCCGCGATATCCGGATCAGGAGGTTGAGATGGCAGAAAACCGGGAATACTTTGCCGGTATAGTGCGGGCGAACCGGGACTGGCGGCCGGAGGAGTACGAGCGGTGGGTGCGGGAGGGCTGGATCGGGGAGGAATGAGACGGCGGCTGGAACGATCTCGAACACAATCCGCTCTGCCGGGCTCGTGCAGGCGGGAATGCGGCCGTCGCTTAAGTATGTGCCGACGCGCCCCCAAAAATAGCGGCAGAGGGAGGCTCACCATAATTCCGACGGCATTCTTCATCTTTCGAATACAGCTTCGTCAAGGAAATAAACCGGTTGAGGGCGGCGCTGATAAATCAATCGAGCGGTGGACATAACGGTCTTCAACAAAGTACGCGATTTGCTGCGCTCTACTTCCAGTTCTTCCGGCGTCACAAACAGGAGATCGAAATCGATGGCAAAATCTGCAAGAACCGCATCCATATCGCGTCCTCTGATTTTGCGCGGCAGATTTGATCGTTTTACAATAATAAGGTCGAGATCGCTCCTTTTTGTCATTTCCCTCTTCGCATAAGATCCAAAAAGGTAGATTCGTTCGGGATCATATGCCGCGACAATGCGATGGGTGATAGCCTTCAGATCACTCTGGTCGATCATAGTGATTGCCTTTCATTCCTCAACCCTGTACTGGACGACACATATGAGATCGTCGATATCAGACACCGAAAGCGAACGGAAATCTGCAGCACCGGCTTTTTGAAGCCTGTGTACCCAGAACGGGTTCTGTTTGAGCGACAGGGTACTCCCGAGGTCGATATTCGGGGAAACGTCGATGTGTGCAACATGACATGATCCTGGATGTTGATCCACAGTCATGGTTATTTGCCGGGCACTTCCCCCGGGAGGCGTAATCTCAAGGATATAATCCCCGGCATCGGAAAGTTTGGCTATATAATCGATTCCCGTAATCTTGATGTTCAAGCCGTGGGTGAAATACGGGAACCGATCGGGGACGATATCGAATGCGAGCATCTGATCCCCCGACAATGGATTGAGGAACTTCTGCCAGCTGGAACCAAATTCATGTCGGGCGCTGATCATGAGATATAAGCCTGTACGGCTCTCTGCAAGTGCAATCTCCTCGAGGTTATCTTTGACTGACTGCGAAGCCGCGTTTCTGAGAATATCCCCGCCATCTCTGGCCGTGTATTGCATGTGTATGACAACATCGCTGATTGTACTGTAATCAAACTGAGGATATACAGGATTCAGCCGGATCTTCCAGGAGCTGACCGCACCACCGTACTCGAACGGCAGATAGCGCTCATCGTCAAGTCTCAACTCGAACATACCCCTGTCGTTCTGCGCATTGCTGGTGACGATAGCACTGATCCCTCCTTGATCATCGAAAAATCTCAGATCTTCTCCAGGACTTCGGACATACTGGGGTGAGATCTCCTGCCCTGTCCTGACGTGGTTATCGAGCAGTGTCAGTGTCATGGAAACGCCGGTATATGGTCCAGTCACGCAAGGGACGGTGATCCCGACGCTCTTGATTCTCCGCATAAAGTGACCCGGATTATCCAGGTCGAAGAGGAGTTCCGGTAGACTGACAACACATTCTCCCCTGGTGCGCAGCTCGACGAGGGCGTACGGATCGAACGATAGCAGGGAGATATGTTTGGTCAGCTCAAGCTCACGTGCGTTATGTGCATGATACGCAGATTTCATGCGCTGCAGATCGTAGAGCAGCTTATCGCCGGATAGCAAACCCTTCTTCAGGCTGTCCCAGTACCCGAACTGGATGAAGGAGGAATCGCTCAGACCGAGTTCTTGCCGGTAGCATTTCTCCGCCTGTTTGGCAAGGCTGTATGCCATCTGGTACGTCTGGAAGTACGTGGCGCTGGTCTGTGAAATCATCCATTCGTAGAGGTCCTTATTCGAGTATTTTGCATGCAGGAATTCATCGACTTTAGTGGCCAGCTCCACGCTGGTCGCGTGATTGTCAAGTTCTTTCTGTGCGATATCGTGAGCGATGGCTGCAACCAACGATTGCGAATCATTTACCCCCAGTTCATCGGTTGCGAGGCTGTACTGCAGCCCCCAGTCTTCCTTGCGCCGATGATACGAGCCCAGCGTCTGGCTCGTGCCTGCCATATTCTGTAAAATTGCCGAGGCGATTCGAGTTGCGCTCGAAGAGGCCGATGATGCTGATGCGATATTACTGCCTCCGAACACCATTGTGGCGTGCGGCGAACCACCGGCTCCCGATCCCCCGAACTGGAAGTTGGGAATAAACGCCCCGACGATAGCGCCGACTTCGAGACTCATTGCCACAGCATCGCAGGATAGGCTGGCTCCCTGCAGCACGAGCGCTGCTGCCTCCCAGGTATTGGCAAGATCGTTCTTGCGCTGGTTGTAGAACGATTTACGATCCTCGATACTGAGGCGTTGTTTTTCCAGTACATCAAGCTGCTGGCCGGTTTCCTCGACCTTCATCGTCAGCACGCCGCCGATCTGATCCTGCACTTTGCGTTCATATCCGGATCGGAGCAAAGCCAGCGCCTCGGCATCCTTTTTCTCCAGCACGCTGAGAAGTTCATTTCCAAAACTGCGTACTATTTCGCAGAGTTCAATCGCTTCGTGCACAATCACCCGGAATCGGTACGGCGGGAGTGCAGCCATGTTATCGCTGATGATACTCCCGAGGTCGAGTCCTGCAGCCGCTGCCCTGACCAGCAGGCCGGGATCGATCGGCGGAGCAAACAGTGCCAGCTCGCGTTTGACTCCGCCGATGTTCATGCAATGGCGTATCTTGAAGAGGCGATCGGCGACGGTGTCCCAGTGTCGCAGCAGCTGTTCGTTGGGCGGCACGGTAAAATAAAGGGTAGGAAACAGCGGGAATTTCGGGGTGCCCGGATCGCCGGTGCTGCTCTGCGCCGAGTCCGGCATGTAGACTTCGGGAGTGTCATACTCGATCGAATCACCGTATTGCACCGGACCGAGAAGATTTTCAGCTGCGAGGACTTTTGCGTTGGCAAATGCATCAAGCCCTGCTCTCTCGAGGTCCTCGTACGTCATGTCGGATGCTGCAACCAGTGGCTTCACCTTTTCAGGTTGTGGCCCGAGGAGCTCCGCCGCGAGGACGTACATCTGAATCGCTTCATTGATCGACTCCATCGTGTCCTGGTTGAAGAGCTGGTCTCCCCAGGCGATCAGGTTGTCGATATACTTCATGACGATTGTCCGCTGATATGCCACCCGACGCAGCCCGGCGATGACATGGGGGTCGAACGGATTCTCTCGCCATTCTTTTATCTGTTGGTCGAATTGTAGTCGGTAATTGTCTTTCTTCATCAGATTTTGAATGACGCCTGCCTGATAATCCATCATGTTGTAGAATTCTTTCGTGATCCAGTACCGCTTCGGCACCTCCTCCTTCGTACTGCTCGTTGGATTGAAGATGTACTCATACCAGTGTTTTGCATCCTCAAAACGCTGGTTGCGGCTCAAGGATTCACCGATATGAAACGGAGCATGGAAGAAGAGTTCCCAGTTATAAATCGAATAACCTGCTTGCTGTCCGAAATCGACTCCTTCGGCCGTATACGTGGTTGTAACATTGCTCTGTGGTGAGTAGTACTCTGAAAACGCCGCACTGTCAAACGCCGGTTTGTCTTTGAAGAACTGTGTGGGGTTGACCTGGAGTTCGCGAGAGTACAGAGAGTCGATACCGCCCCGGTTTAGTTCCCGGATGAAGAGCGGGACGAATGCGTGATAGAACGGTACGAACGTATAGGTACTTGCACTGGAATTCGGAATGACGAAGTACGATCGGAGGCCGTCTTCATAGAAGAATGGCAGAGTGGAATCGAAATTGCGGGTCTGGTGCGGGACCAGCAGGTGATGGAAATCAGCTTTTTGTAAGAGCGGCGCGTTCCCGTATTTTCCAAGAACATCACAATTGTAAACGCGCTGGCGGGCAGGTAAGTCGTCTTTTACATCGGATTGCTTCGGAAATATAGCCATCCCTTCGTAATTGCTTGAACCGGGTAAGAGAAGATTGGGCAATCGTATGCCGGTAAGCAAACCTATGTTACGGGTTTCAGATCCGACCTCGGTCGGATCGAGATTCGCTTTGTCCAGAACAAAGGCTTCCACCGCATTCCCGACTCCCCCGAGCACGAATTCTGCGTAATGAGAACCGTCGACAAAAAGAGCGATGTGAAGCAGGGGATCGCTGATTGTCGATTTCAGCGTTACCTGATGCGGCTCGATATCGTCTCTGATAACGATCGTCTGCGGGGCGATCTGTTTTGCGAGCCATCTCTTGCCTTTGAACTCGCTCCAGGCCAGCTGAACCTCAAGATGTGATCTCGCAGGCTCCGGTACGGCACCCGTAGCTGCTAAAGGAGGTTTTGCCTGTTTCTTGTCCGGTTTTCGATTTATGATTGCCCAGAATATGTAGAACCTGCGGTTCCAGACGATCGGCAGGATGTGGTCGCTGACGATATCGAGATCGATCTTCGTCCAGGCCGTCCAGCGGGAACGGCCGATCCACCGGCGATAATAATATGCCGGGGGATTGCCCTGCTTTCGTGCAACAACGTGCAATACTGAACCGGTTCCATCCAGGCCCGGTATCGTTCCATCATTTCCCATGTTTCACCTCACCGTGTAGACTCCATACATCCAAACCTAAAGGTAAACCCACAAATATCCCCCGTAGTCGCTGAAGCCGCTGTGATTGTATGCGCGGACCCTGTACTGGATTTTGGCGGGTATATTTCGCGGCCAGAAATCCTGGATATTGGTGCCCCCACTGACGGGCAGATGCGGAGGAATTGCCCTTAATAATCCCCAGCCGGATTCGGCCCCATTGTAGTAAAATACCCTGCGCTCAACCTCATACAGCATCGTGTCCGGATTTTCATCTCCCCAGTACATAGTAATCAACCAGATGGAACTCACTGGTTCAACCTTGGCCGAAAAGGAATACGGAGTCCTGCAGCCAAAGACGGTTCCCGTCGCCTGTGCGTATTTGCCTTGATCTGCCGCGCTGGTCGCCGTCACCAAAAAGTTGCCCGCTCGCTCCGCAGTAAACAGCCCGTTCTGGTTAATCGTTCCTCCGCTCGCGGTCCAGGTCACACGCTTATCCACGGCGCCGCTGACTGCTGCAGAAAATTGCAGCCGGTCGCCCACGATGCACGTAGCCCGGGCGGGGTCGATCAGTACGGATACAGGAAGAACGTTCACTATTGCTGTTGAGGACTTGGTTTTGTCCTCTTTGCTCGTCGCCGTTACTCTATAAGTGCCGCCTGTATTGCCCGACGGCACAAACAAGCCGTTCGCATCAACCGTTCCACCGCTTGCGGTCCAGGTGACGCCTTTATCGGCTGCATTGAAGACAGTTGCCGTAAATTGTCGGGTTTCTCCTATCAGGATCGTCGCTGCCGACGGATGTACGATCACGTCGACAACCGCGGGAAGCGGGGTCACTTCCGAGTCGTCGTACATTCCGACTACCTGGAGCCGTGCCACACCGTCGAGCTTCTCGAGGTAGCCGAGCAATGCGTTTTGAGCAGTGTCGGCGGTTACTTCGTTCTGAAGAAGATCGTTTTCCAGGTCTTCCATGAACGGCGACTTATCTCGCCGCAGCTCTGGTTCGATCCAGTTCTCCGGGAAGAGGAAGACCTTCCGGTTTGCCTCCCAGAGCCGGTACCGGTTCATCCACTGCCACTGCAGCCAGTCGTTATCGGCGTTTGCATTGACGCTGACCCCTGGCTCAAGGTTGAGAATGCATCGAAGAACAAAGAGCTGGATGGCCGCATTGGCCTGGACAATGCGCGATGTCCCCTGGCAGGCGCTCATCTCAACGTCGATCAAGAAATGCGAGTAGACATCGCCGGCATCTCTCCATGGCATTGCCCCTTCCGGAGGATGGACGAGGAGATACGCTACGAGGGCGTCACGCTGCTGCTCGCGCAAGGGATCGCGCAGCTGTTTTGCGATCTGCAGCCATTGTCGGGTGGAATATTTCGCTTTGACGCTCTTTTTGATCGAATTCGCCTGATCCAGGGTGATTGTCGGCCCGATCCAGCCGCCGACATCGGCGGAGATCCCCGACCGGCGGAGCATGGTAAAGGCGGGTATCAGCCTTGCAAGAGCTCGTTCCGATTGGTAATCGTCGGGATATTTCAGCGAGAGTAAGCCGGTGTCGGAGGTGTCATACGAGGATTTGAGGGGATCGTCGCAGAGCACTTTGAGGCTGTCCAATGGCCATTGGGTACGGTCTGCAAGGACCGACATGTACGCTGCTTTCTCCGTATCGTTGCCTGCAAGGTCCATCAACGAGGTAAACGGCGTTCCGACCGAAGGCAGGGACTTCTTGATCACGGCCGCGTCAGCGAGGCGACTCCATCGTACGAACAGTCCGCCCGCGGTTTCCTGCGGGGTCAGCGGTAACGTTGTCGGGTCAAGCCAACCCTGCTCCGCTCCTCTGCTCAGTATCCATTCCGTCTCATCGCTTTTGAAATCGAAACCGTTGATGATCCGTGCCGCCTTATCAAGCGCTGTATAGTGGGTGAAGAACGTGCTGAAGGATACCGGCTTTTTACTGATTAGATCCGTCCCCGATTCTTCGGGACTGAGGGTTACCGGATTATTGTTCATGGACGGATCCCGTTCGATATAAAGAAGCGTCAGGAAATCTTCCAGCAACGTCTTTTCGGGATCAATCTGCGATGCAAACCCTTCTGCTGCGAGGATTTTCACGGTTGAGACCGGGAGTGCAAGCGCATTTCCGAGCTGCTGTACGACGAACCCCGCCCCCTGAGTCTGTCTGAGATAAGCAAGCACGCAATTTAAGACAAATTCATAACGCGCCTGTTTTGGGGGCAGAGATTTTTTTCCTACGAGTTTGCGTTTCGCAGTCGACTCAACCATGCACGGGCTCAGCAGCCCGGATAACCTGGTGATGCATTTTATCTGCTCTGTATTGCTCAATGAGGATTCCCCGCTCAAAATCCCCATGATCGAATCGAGAGTTACGGGATCGAGCACCGATGAGAGCCGTCTCCGGGTCTCTGCACCCGTAGGATCGGAACTGAATGTATTTTCTTCTGCAATCTTCTTCAGGCCGTCCAGGATCGATTTCATGAGTGTTCCGACGACCACATTGTCCGGTGCAGTACCCGTGGCGCTGTCAAATCTATGTCGCAAGAGATAATCGAGTGCGGAGATGGTGAACGGGGTGCTGCGTATCCTGTCGACGGCATCGCAGAACTCTGCAAGGAGTTCCGGACGCGATGGATCAAACGGATCGTACGACTGATCGGATATCCGTTCTGTCTCGAACAGCGCCTTTAAGGATACCAGTTCTCTCATCGAGATCCCAAGACCCCTCGAAAGCACGACATGACGATAGAGCGCCGAGAGGTTCTGCAGCGTCAGTATGCCGTCAGTGAAGGAACTTATTGCGAGAGTGAGATCGGCATCGGAGATCTCAAAGGCACCCTGTAGAGTCGCTTTGTGATCGATGAGCCCGGGAGGGGGATTGTCAGAAGCTGCCCGGACCTCCGTGCCTGCATCATCGAGTGCGAAGATCGGGTCGACCGGATTGAGTACGGCTGCATTCTGGAACAGGTCGTGGTAGAGGGAGTACCGCCGGTCCCCCGCATTCGGGAAATTGGAGACATCCCTCGTTTCGATATTCCCGAACAACGCGACCGCCACGTTTGCAGGTATCCTGAAACGCTTCATTGCAGTCCTGACCGCATACACCTGGCGGAGGAATGTCGTTGCATCGGCACCGTTCATAGTGCCGGCGTGGAGAAGGGAGAGGGCAGAATCCAGGGTGTAGGCATCCCAATCAAGTCGCCGCATGAGCCTCACAAAACGGTGCAGCCGGTCGAGTGCATCGGGATCGTCGGTAAAACCTGCTATGTTCATGGTGTCGAGACTGCAGGAGTCCGGGACTTCGTTCCAGAGCTGGATGGCCTTGGCAGGATTTACAAAAACCGTGTCTAACAGTTGTGCGAGCGTCTGGTATGTCAGTCCGGACCGGGAGAGCAAAATCCTCACGTTTGCAAGGATGTCAATCCATGAACCTGTAACCCAGATTTTATGGTCGGCAGGGTTTTGGATTCGGTTGAATGATGGGTTTAATCCCCAGTATGTCCACAGACTATCATTTCCCGGCCCAATACCGGTGATAATATCTGCTTCTGCCCTGGAAAGCCCCAGACCTTCGACAGCGATCTCGATCACCTGCCGGGACGGGATAGCGGGCGGCTTCTGGAATAAGTGCATCAGCTGCACCCGGTCTATACCAAGCTGGCTCAGATACGTACGCGCTTCATGCAATGGCAGATTAAAGGGAAGACACCAGGGAAAATAGGTTCCTGCGTCTGCAAGTATCTCATACGCATATCTATTGACATACTGGGGATTGGCGTTCAGCTCTTCGGTGTTCAGGGTTGTCTGCCGCTGGAGAGCGGTAGGTGCATCCGTATTAGCGGGGTAATTCGGGTAACCAGAAGGTGGAGCGATGGCTTCTTCAAGCAATTCATTGACCAGATCGATATAGGGCAGGACCGTGGAAGTGTTCTGTGTATTCAGCTTGATCCGGGCGATATCGGGGCGCCTTTTCAGAAGGACGTCCTTGACGTACACAGAGTTCACATCTCCCGCATTTGCTCTTCTCTTTGAAAGGAAGTACAGCATGTCTACAAGATAAGCCGCCGGACTCAGTACTGTTCTGCCCGGATCACCGGCGCAGAAGTCGAACGAACCAAATAATGTCTCAAGATTGGGAAAATCCTTAACCTCTTCCTGCAACTGTGCGGTATCGATATTCCCTATTGCTGCCGGGTTTAGGTGTTGAGCAATCGAGCTCAGGTCCGTGGCGAGCATGAGGGCCTGGCCATATGTGTGTGATGCTTTGAAATATATCGTAGAAGCCTCGGTTTCGCCGATATTCGGATCACCCGCATATTTGTTGACGAAATGAGATTCCCCCATGGCATAGATCTGCTGTGACGAGCGGATCCCATCTGCCAATAAGGGTTTTACGGCTGCATAACGCGACGCCAGCTTTATGAGACGCTTACTTTGATGGAGGGCATCCCTCAAAGCCCCGAGGTCGGCATTTCCTGCGGCTTGTGGATTCTCCTTCAGGTATCGGTCGACATTGGTCGTGAACAGATTGAAATCCGGATTGGTATCAAGAAATGCTGTGAGAGTACTCTTTTCTCGTATCGGGCTGTCCTCATCTTCGGCAAGCCGTGCCGAGAATGCTGTCGTAGGAAAGGCGCGTTCGGCGTTTCGTTCGAGAAGGTACGCAAATGTATCGACGGCTTCCTCCGGGGTTTCTGCAGTGAAGTTGGCCGGGATTCCTATTTGCTCACCCTTAAACGTGTCGTTCAGCAATTCTTTCCAATCCTTCGCGCTGAGCCGTGCAAGATCCCTGGATTCGTTGATGGTTCCTTTCTGTCGCATCTCCATGAGCTTCTGCACGAGAGGCATGTGGCCTTTGACGAATTTCCCTGCATCGACGGAGAAACTGAGCGTTTCCACGTCGTCTCGCGTGAAGTCGGGATTGTTGCCGAGATTTTTCCAGAAGGTGCTTGCCGGATCCGTTTTCGCCGTGTACAGCGTGATGAATTTCTGCTGTTTGTCTTTCGGGATCCCCGCTGCATCGAGTACATCTCTGATCGGTGTCTTGCCCATGCTGAAAGAAGCGGAAAGCGCAGCATTGGTTCTCAAGGGCGCGAGATCTTCCAGAGCCTTCTTTGCCTTCGATTGGAAACCAGCAGGAATGACATTTTTAGCGATAGCTGCGTTAATTGCTTCAGCCAGAACCGTATCGGAGGTGGACAGGATAGCATCCAGGAGCTTCTGTGCATTGAAGTCGAAATCGACACCGCCGCTTGAGGTGGCCAGAGCGACGACGGAAGCATTCGGCGGAATATTCTGAGAGAAGAGCCCGTAAAAGAGCTCAGATGGAAGCCCGGTGGAACATGCGAGGCGTGACGCTACCGAATAGAACGCAATCCGCGTTTTATC
This portion of the Methanoculleus oceani genome encodes:
- a CDS encoding endonuclease III domain-containing protein, whose product is MMAPLAGDLSLIYGALSTAFGHQHWWPAKTPFETMVGAILTQNISWTNAARAVASLEDAGMLDPHLLAAADAGDIARLIVPSRFYNQKAERIRTFAGVYVGEFRADPAVMAAMETDALRERLLALRGLGKETVDTILLYACRKPVFVVDAYTRRIFSRYGLLPEGASYDRTQRLFADNLAPDVELFNDYHAQIVRLGKTVCKKSPLCDRCPVRVIHGSLRCAGAPE
- the recQ gene encoding DNA helicase RecQ, producing MDTKHTVLEKYFGYTSFLPYQEEIVDAVIAGRDVLAVMATGGGKSLCYQLPALVFGGLTVVVSPLIALMKDQVDALRANGIPAATINSSLGLGERRIIERVILEGRIRILYISPERAVQPSFLSLLSQADVRLIAIDEAHCISMWGHNFRPEYRRLRALKERFPAAPVIALTATAIPAVQDDIAVQLALKEPARFVGSFNRKNLTYRVVPKARYFPRLVAYLSEHRDDAGIVYCFSQKATEDLAEKLHNKGFLALPYHAGLPDAVRAEHQEAFSHGDAAIICATVAFGMGIDKPDVRFVIHTDLPKDIESYYQETGRAGRDGEASDCILFYSRGDYGTIRYLIEKEGGDATQKDVAYRKAGAMLDYCETAGCRRKFLLDYFGETYPEEPCGGCDRCEAPVKVFDGTEVASAVIACIRQVGERFGASYIADILTGSKSARIRENGHETLPAYDSGRYTRDQWLLFIQELVGKGFVTSTGGRYPVLVLNERSRAVLAGDLVVPLTEPRPEGVVAPEADDYDEVLFLRLRRLRKVVADLDRVPPFVVFHDRSLKEMAKFYPGTGVALLRIYGVSEGKLQRYGRKFLDAIDKHCAEQGIGPERRSG
- a CDS encoding nucleotidyltransferase domain-containing protein, with the protein product MIDQSDLKAITHRIVAAYDPERIYLFGSYAKREMTKRSDLDLIIVKRSNLPRKIRGRDMDAVLADFAIDFDLLFVTPEELEVERSKSRTLLKTVMSTARLIYQRRPQPVYFLDEAVFER
- a CDS encoding flavodoxin family protein; its protein translation is MKIAAVVGSPRGMRSRTRRLAGFVLAGAKEAGAEVDLIDLADLQIVPCTACESCSLDGTCVFADDFSAAYDRTLDADGLMLASPVYVDNVSGQMKVFIDRLADAMHYQNFAGRYGCSVATTQVSGGDAVIGYLNHVLNYLGATTVGGMSVALGDDPGAIDRAEPAARDLGRRLVLAVRDRPRYPDQEVEMAENREYFAGIVRANRDWRPEEYERWVREGWIGEE